A window of the Microplitis mediator isolate UGA2020A chromosome 5, iyMicMedi2.1, whole genome shotgun sequence genome harbors these coding sequences:
- the LOC130669159 gene encoding uncharacterized protein LOC130669159 — protein MEKKNKNAVPLLFRDVCICSVGVEVIGQCYYSCAMGQNFEDPYYKLRMKEQAARITNNLRKQPQSTTKLVEPTTEAMETTTKAMKTTKKAMETTTKSYESTTNSDNLKNLENSNNPSTSEFCLREKLPCFPSNDKCCPGFTCSQLTLVMNPAGLCVPENYKKLILQGMAEVSKEVPMNYWDMYKSIKTKFF, from the exons ATGGAGAAGAAGAACAAAAACGCTGTCCCGCTTCTTTTCCGAGATGTCTGTATATGCTCGGTAGGTGTCGAGGTCATCGGCCAGTGTTACTACAG TTGTGCTATGggtcaaaattttgaagatcCATACTATAAATTAAGAATGAAAGAGCAAGCGGCCAGAATCACAAATAACCTTAGAAAACAACCTCAATCTACAACAAAATTGGTAGAGCCGACAACAGAAGCAATGGAAACGACAACAAAAGCAATGAAAACGACAAAAAAAGCCATGGAAACGACAACAAAATCATACGAATCAACGACGAATTCTGATaatcttaaaaatttagaaaattccaATAACCCCAGCACATCTGAATTTTGTCTAAGAGAAAAATTGCCT TGTTTCCCCTCTAATGATAAGTGTTGCCCTGGATTTACATGCTCACAACTGACATTGGTGATGAATCCTGCCGGACTTTGTGTaccagaaaattataaaaagctAATTCTCCAAGGGATGGCTGAAGTTTCGAAAGAAGTCCCCATGAATTATTGGGACATGTACAAAAGTATCAagaccaaatttttttaa